A genome region from Streptomyces sp. S4.7 includes the following:
- a CDS encoding cobyric acid synthase, whose amino-acid sequence MNGDPMSGGRGRGGGLLVAGTTSDAGKSVVTAGICRWLVRRGVKVAPFKGQNMSLNSFVTREGAEIGRAQAMQAQAARVEPTALMNPVLLKPGSDRSSQVVLMGRPVGELSARGYHGDGAGPGRQETLLGTVVDCLEELRSTYDAVICEGAGSPAEINLRRTDIVNMGVARAARLPVVVVGDIDRGGVFASFFGTTALLSPEDQALVAGYLVNKFRGDVSLLEPGLEMLRGLTGRATYGVLPFRHGLGIDEEDGLRVSLRGAVRESVVAPAYGEEVLRVAVCAVPLMSNFTDVDALAAEPGVVVRFVDRPDEITDADLVIVPGTRGTVRALAWLRERGLADALLRRAAEGRPVLGVCGGYQLLGEHIEDEVESRAGSVAGLGLLPVRVEFAREKTLARPVGEALGERVEGYEIHHGVASVEGGDPFLLDSGGRRLDGCRSGQVWGTHWHGSLESDGFRRAFLRAVATAAGRRFVPAPDTSFATLREEQLDLLGDLIEEHADTDALLRLIESGAPSGLPFIAPGAP is encoded by the coding sequence ATGAACGGGGATCCGATGAGCGGCGGGCGCGGGCGCGGCGGCGGGCTGCTCGTCGCGGGCACCACCTCCGACGCCGGCAAGAGCGTCGTCACGGCGGGCATCTGCCGCTGGCTCGTACGCCGGGGCGTGAAAGTGGCGCCCTTCAAGGGACAGAACATGTCGCTGAATTCGTTCGTGACGCGCGAGGGCGCCGAGATCGGCCGGGCGCAGGCGATGCAGGCACAGGCGGCGCGCGTCGAGCCGACGGCGCTGATGAATCCCGTCCTGCTCAAGCCGGGCAGCGACCGCAGCAGTCAAGTGGTGCTGATGGGACGGCCGGTGGGCGAGCTGAGCGCCCGCGGCTACCACGGGGACGGCGCGGGCCCCGGCCGCCAGGAGACGCTGCTCGGCACCGTCGTGGACTGTCTGGAGGAGCTGCGGAGCACGTACGACGCGGTGATCTGCGAGGGCGCCGGCAGCCCGGCCGAGATCAATCTGCGGCGTACCGACATCGTCAACATGGGCGTCGCGCGGGCGGCCCGGCTGCCGGTCGTCGTGGTCGGCGACATCGACAGGGGCGGCGTCTTCGCGTCCTTCTTCGGTACGACGGCGCTGCTGAGCCCCGAGGATCAGGCGCTGGTCGCCGGTTATCTCGTCAACAAGTTCCGCGGCGACGTGTCGTTGCTGGAGCCGGGCCTGGAGATGCTGCGCGGACTCACCGGCCGCGCCACGTACGGCGTGCTGCCCTTCCGGCACGGTCTGGGCATCGACGAGGAGGACGGCCTGCGGGTCTCCCTGCGCGGCGCCGTACGCGAGTCGGTGGTGGCTCCCGCGTACGGAGAGGAGGTCCTGCGGGTCGCCGTCTGCGCGGTGCCGCTGATGTCCAACTTCACCGACGTGGACGCGCTGGCGGCCGAACCGGGCGTCGTGGTGCGGTTCGTGGACCGCCCCGACGAGATCACCGACGCGGACCTGGTGATCGTCCCCGGTACGCGCGGCACGGTCCGCGCGCTGGCCTGGCTGCGCGAGCGCGGTCTCGCCGACGCGCTGCTGCGGCGCGCCGCCGAGGGCCGCCCGGTCCTCGGTGTCTGCGGCGGCTACCAACTCCTCGGCGAGCACATCGAGGACGAGGTGGAGTCCCGCGCGGGCTCCGTGGCCGGACTGGGACTGCTGCCCGTACGCGTCGAGTTCGCCCGTGAGAAGACCCTGGCACGGCCCGTCGGCGAGGCGCTGGGCGAGCGTGTCGAGGGTTACGAGATCCACCACGGCGTCGCCTCCGTGGAAGGCGGTGACCCGTTCCTTCTCGACAGCGGCGGACGCCGCCTCGACGGGTGCCGCTCGGGCCAGGTGTGGGGTACGCACTGGCACGGGTCACTGGAGAGCGACGGCTTCCGGCGCGCCTTCCTGCGCGCCGTGGCCACGGCGGCGGGGCGCCGTTTCGTACCCGCCCCCGACACCTCGTTCGCCACTCTGCGCGAGGAGCAGCTCGACCTCCTCGGCGATCTGATCGAAGAACACGCGGACACGGACGCGCTGCTGCGGCTGATCGAGTCGGGCGCCCCGTCAGGACTTCCCTTCATCGCACCTGGAGCGCCATGA
- a CDS encoding cobalamin biosynthesis protein codes for MRAEYSAGREVPAPGNVFAYGATAGLIADRLIGDPRRGHPVAGFGRAAGALERLLWHDHRGWGTLHAVVCAGGAAAVAALVSRGLRDRTAASVALTAAVTWTVVGGTSLGREARAVGGALAAGDVEVAREWLPRLCGRDPQGLDERQIARAVVESVAENTSDAVVGALVWGAFGGVPGLVAFRAVNTLDAMVGHRSPRHLRFGWASARLDDVAGWPGARLTAALAAVAGGAPARALGVVRRDAGRHPSPNAGPVEAAFAGALGVRLGGTLAYGGRVEHRPVLGGGGRPVEVADIERAVRLSHRVGALALGVCVAGRLLAGNHLKRRAR; via the coding sequence ATGCGTGCCGAGTATTCGGCGGGCCGCGAAGTACCGGCCCCGGGAAACGTTTTCGCGTACGGCGCCACCGCCGGTCTGATCGCCGACCGGCTCATCGGCGACCCCCGGCGCGGCCACCCCGTCGCCGGCTTCGGGCGGGCGGCGGGCGCCCTCGAGCGTCTGCTCTGGCACGACCACCGGGGCTGGGGCACGCTGCACGCCGTCGTGTGCGCCGGGGGTGCGGCCGCAGTGGCCGCCCTCGTCTCGCGCGGGCTGCGGGACCGTACCGCCGCCTCCGTCGCCCTGACCGCCGCCGTCACCTGGACCGTGGTCGGCGGTACGTCCCTGGGGCGGGAGGCGCGCGCGGTCGGCGGGGCGCTGGCGGCCGGTGACGTGGAGGTCGCGCGGGAGTGGCTGCCGCGGCTCTGCGGGCGGGACCCGCAGGGCCTGGACGAGCGGCAGATCGCCCGCGCCGTGGTGGAGTCCGTCGCCGAGAACACCTCGGACGCCGTCGTGGGAGCCCTGGTCTGGGGCGCGTTCGGCGGGGTGCCGGGGCTGGTCGCGTTCCGCGCCGTCAACACGCTGGACGCGATGGTCGGGCACCGTTCGCCGCGCCATCTGCGCTTCGGCTGGGCGTCGGCGCGGCTCGACGACGTGGCGGGCTGGCCCGGAGCCCGGCTGACGGCGGCGCTGGCGGCGGTGGCGGGCGGCGCGCCCGCGCGGGCGCTCGGCGTGGTGAGGCGCGACGCGGGCCGCCATCCGAGTCCCAACGCGGGCCCCGTGGAAGCGGCGTTCGCGGGCGCGCTGGGCGTACGGCTCGGCGGCACCCTCGCGTACGGCGGACGGGTCGAACACCGGCCGGTCCTGGGCGGCGGCGGACGGCCGGTCGAGGTGGCCGACATCGAGCGGGCGGTCCGGCTGTCGCACCGCGTCGGCGCGCTCGCGCTCGGCGTCTGCGTGGCCGGACGGCTGCTGGCCGGCAACCACCTGAAGAGGAGGGCCCGATGA